The window TCGGGTTCGGTCATCGCCGGACGTTCGGTCGGCGGTCGGATAATTGTTCGGTGACGGACGGGGCGGCTCCGCTCGAGCGGTTTCACGTGTTCTCGGTCCCGAGCGTCGAACGCTGCGGAACTCCTATATCGGCACGGCGACAGCTATCGAGTATGCACGACGCGGTCATCGTGGACGCGGTCCGCACCCCGTTCGGCGACCGGAACGGATCCTTTCGCGACACCCACCCGCAGGATCTGGCGGCGAAACCGCTCGAGGCCCTCGAGGAGCGTAACGGCTTCGACCCGGAGACGATCGAGGACGTGATCTACGGCTGCGTGACGCCGGTCGACGAGCAGGGGCTGAACGTCGGTCGTATCGCGCCGATGGTCGCCGGCTGGGGCGACGGCGTCCCGGGCGTCCAGCTCAACCGGATGTGCGGCTCGGGCCAGCAGGCGGTCAACTTCGCCGCGACGAACGTGATGGCCGGCCAGCACGACGTCCTCGTCGCCGGCGGCGTCGAACACATGACCCGGGTACCGCTGGGGTCGGACGGCGTCGACGGCCTCGCCGGGGACGACACCGTCACGGACACCTACTTCGAGCACTTCGACGAACTGACGACGCAGGGCGAAGGGGCCGAACGGATCGCCGAGGAGTACGACCTCTCCCGGCGCGACGTCGACGAACTCGCCGTCGACTCCCAGCGGCGGTGGGCCGAAGCCTGGGAGGACGGACGGTACGACGACCAGATCGTCCCCGTCGAGACCGAACTCGAGCGGGAGAACGGCGAGGACGGTCGAACGGGGAGTGAACCGGCCCGTGAGACGGTCGTCGTCGAGAAGGACGAACACCCGCGGCCCGACACCGACCTCGAGACGCTCGGCGACCTCCCGTTGTCCTTCCGTGAGGAGGGCAAGGGCGTCCATCACCCCGGCAACGCCTCGGGAATCGTCGACGGCTCGGCTGCGCTGCTGATCGCGAGCGAGGACGCAGCCGCCGAACACGGCTGGGAACCGATGGCCAGGATCGTCGACACCGCGGTCGTCGGTGTCGATCCCACCACCATGCTCACCGGGCCGATTCCGGCCACCGAGAAGGTCCTCGAGAAGAGCGGACTCACGATCGAGGACGTCGATCTCTTCGAGGTCAACGAGGCCTTCGCCTCGGTCGTCGCGGCCTGGCTCGAGGAGACCGGCGCCCCCTGGGAGCGGACCAACGTCAACGGCGGTGCGATCGCCCACGGCCACCCGCTGGGCGCGACCGGCGCGGCGTTGCTGGGGAAACTGGCACACGAACTCGAGCGGACGGGGGGCGAGATCGGCCTCTCGACGATGTGCATCGGGTTCGGGCAGGGGATCGCGACGGTGATCGAGCGGGTGTGAAGAGTCGGACAACGCGCGGAATCGGTCCGCTGGTGACCGCCCAGTCGTCTTCGTCTCTAGGTTCCCGGTCCGTACTCCCTGCCTTCGGACACCGACTCGACCCGGCCGCCGCTCGAGTTCGACGGCGGTCCCGCCGCCGAATCGCCGATCCCGTCGGCGGACCGGAAGATAGTTGTCACTGAAGTGACTTCCGTGTCGTAGTGGACGACGCGCTCCTCCTTTCGGGAACGGCGGTCGAGAACGCGGTCGGGTGGCTACTTCTCGCCGCGTCCCTGCTGGTTCCCGGCGCGATAGCGGCTCTGCTGTGGACGCCGTTTCTGCTCTCGAGTCGGATCCGGACCCTGTTCGTCCGGCTGCCGCCGTCCGGCTCGCTGCTACCGAGTTACGCGCTCGTCGGCGTCGCCGCGTCGCTGCCGTTCGTTCTCGGGCCGTTGGTCGCCGTGACGAGGGCCGGGCCCGACGCCCTCTGGGGGCCGGCGATACTCGGCGTGACCGCCGTGCTGTTCGTCGGCTACGCAGCGGGGACGCCCCTCGTCGGCGCGCTGGCGCTGCCACGGCTGGGGATCGACTGGGACCCACACGGCTACGACGCGTCCACGTGGGCGCTCCTCGGTGCGGGCGGGGCCTGGTACGCGGCGCTGTTTGCCGTCCCGCTCGCAGTCCTGGGGCTCGTGCTCTCGCTTCCCGGCGGATACTGACCGGCCGGCGGCGTCGATCCGATCATCGGTGGCCCCGACGCCCCGACCTCCCGGGCGTGCAGTTCGTCCCGCGATACCGCCGGCTTCCACCCAACGAACACCGACGACGTCCGAATCGGCAGCCGTTACCGGGCCGAGATCCCAGGCTCGGGTCCTGACTCGGTCGCGGATTCCGGCTCGGATCTTCGGAGCCAACCCGGCCCGAAACCGCCCGCGCTCCGGAACGAGTTGGCGACCACGACGAGGCTGCTTGCCCCCATCAGCAGCGCGGCGACGAGCGGGTTGATCGCGCCGGCCATCGCCAGCGGGATCGCGAGGAGGTTGTAACAGACGGCCCAGCCGAGGTTCGTTCGGATCCGGCGACGGGTCGATCGCGACACCGCGAACACCGTCGGGATCGCCTCGAGGTCGTCGCCCCGCACGACGACGTCGGCCGCGTCCATCGCGACGTCCGTGCCCTCCTCGAGCGCGATGCCCATGTCGGCCCGCGCGAGCGCCGGCGCGTCGTTCGTGCCGTCCCCGATCATCGTCGTCGTGCCGTCCTCCCGGAGTCCCCTGACGACGGCCTCCTTCGAGGCGGGGCGTACGCCGGCGAACACGTCGTCGACGTCCGGGTGGTTCCGGAGCCACCCCGTCGCGCGCTCGTCGTCGCCGGTGAGGACGACGATCCGGCGGCCGTCGGCCGCCAGCGCGGCCACGACGTCCGCCCAGTTCTCCCGCGGCCGGTCGCGGACCGCGACGACGCCGCGGACGACGCCGTCCCAGCCGACGACGGTCGGGCGGCAGCCGTCCTCGCGTGCGGACTCGATCGCCTCGCGGAAGCGGTCGGGGAGGGTCCACGCCCCGTCCGAGCGGAACGCCGCCGGATGTCCCACCGTCACGCGTCGCCCGTCGACGGTCGCCGAGACGGACCGCGGATCCCGTTCGAATCCGTCGACCGCCCGGTCCGTCGCCGGGGCCACCTCGACGATCGCCTCCGCGATCGGGTGGCTCGACCGCGACTCGACGGCGGCCGCTCGCTCGAGGACCGCCTCCGGGTCGTCGGCGGCGACGCGTTCGACCGTCATCTCGCCGGTCGTGAGCGTTCCCGTCTTGTCGAAGACGACGATCTCGGAGTCCGTGATCCGCTCGAGCGCGTTCGCCGAGAGTACGGCGGCTCCCGCCTCGGCCGCACGGCCGCTTCCGGCGGCAAGCGCGAGCGGCGTGGCGATCCCGAGCGAACACGGACAGGAAACCACGAGGACGGAGAGGCCGATCAACAGCGCGGTTTCCGCCGACGCTCCGGCGGCGAGCCAGAGGGCGGCGGCGACGCCCGCCAGCACGATCACCAGCGGGACGAACGCCAGGGCGAACCCGTTGACGAGCCGCTGGGGGCCGACCTCGGTGCTCTGGACCTCCCAGAGCAGTTCGACGAGCCGATCCAGCGTGCTCGAGTCGTCGACGGCGACGGTGAGCGTTCCGTCCGTGAGGACGGCTCCGCCGACGACTGCGTCGCCGCTCGCGACCGACCGGGGGATCGACTCGCCGGTCACGAACGATTCGTCGACCGTCGCCGTCCCGTCGACGACCGTCCCGTCGAAGGGGAGCCGGTCCCCGGAGTTGACGACCACCCGATCGCCGGGGTCGCAGGCCTCCCGCGGAACCTCCTCGAGCGAGCCGTCCCCCGCGACCCGCCGGGCCGTCGTCTCGCGGGCTGCGGCGAGGTCGGAGTGGGCGTCGGCCGCCCGGCGTTTGACCGCCGTCTCGAGGCGGTTGCCGACGGTGACGACGACCAGCACCATCACCGCGACGTCGAAATACACGTGCCGGGAACCGACCGCGAAGGCCGCGAGCGAGTAGGCGTACGCCGCGAGTACGGCGATCGAGACGAGGACGTCGACGTTCGGCCGCCGAACGGCCAGGCTGACGTAGCCGCTCCTGAAAATCGGATACCCCAACCCCAGGAGGACGAGCGTGCTCCAGAGGGCGAGCGGCACGAACACCATCGTCCGGATCGTGGAGCCATGGAGGAACGACGGCGGGTACAGCCCCAGGTACGTCGGGTAGATGAAAAGCAGGTACGGCGCCATGACTGGCATCGCGAGGAGGACGGCGAAGGCCGTCCGGTACTCCCCGAAGTCGAAGCCGCTTCCCTCCCGTTCCCGGTCGTCCCCGGGGTCGTGAGCCCGGTAGCCGACCCCTTCGAGCGCCGCCGGCAGTTCCTCGCGGTCGATCGTCTCCGGATCGTACCGGAGCCGGATCATCTCGGTAGCGTAGCTCGCCCGCGCCTCACGGATCCCCGCCGTTCCCACGGCGACCGTCTCGAGGAACCGCTCGCAGGTGGTACAGTGCATCCCCTCGAGGGCGAGGAAGGCGGTCTCCAGCGTCTCGTCCCCGTCGCCGGTCCCGGGCCCATCGGCATCGCTCGTGTCCGCCGGGAGGAGGGATCCCTCGCGGTCGACCTCGTCCGGCGACGGGCCGTCGTCGGCGCCGTCTCGAATCCGGTGGACCTCGAGGCAGCCGCGACAGCAGAACGCTCCCTCGAGATCGTCCTCGCGAACGGGGCGGTCGCCGACGGGGAGTCCGCAGAGGGTACACGCCGTCATGGCGGGTGACGTGCCGGCCTACCACGCGGGGGGTATAGAAACTCAGGCCGGCGACGGTCGCCTGCGGTCACACGGGTCGCCCGAACGGGGAGGGGGTGACCAGGGGGACACGCTACGCGACTGACCCGACGTACAGCGTCGCGACCAGGATCACCCACACGAGGTCGACGAAGTGCCAGTACATCGACACCGTCGAGACGGCCGTGTGCCGCTCCGTGGAGAACTGGCCCGCGAGGGCCCGGACGAAGACGATCGAGAGCAACGCCACGCCCAGGCCGACGTGGAGCCCGTGCAACCCCGTCAGGGCGAAGAAGGCGCTCCCGAAGACGTCGGTAACGCCCGTCCCCTCGACGACCAGGAGTTCGTAGTACTCGAGCAACTGCCCCCCGACGAAGACGAGTCCGAGCAGCACTGTTAGCCCGAGCAGGGCGAGAAACCGCCGCCTGTGACCGTCGCGGATCCCCTCGTGTGCGATGTGTAACGTCACGCTGCTGGCGATCAGAACGGCGGTGTTGACGAGCACGAGCGACGAGAGCAGCGGCGGGAGTTCGCCGGGCGGCCACGACCCCGTTCGAACGAAGAAGTAGTAGACGAAGCCGGCGCTGAAGGTCATGACGTCGGTGGCCAGAAAGAGGACCATCCCCCAGCGCAGGTCGATGGCCTCGCCGACCGCCGGCTCGGCCCGCTCCCAGTAGGAGCGAACGAACCCGTGGTAGGTCCATCCGTACAGGCCGGCGAGAAAGAGCGCGGTACCGCCGACGAGTACGACGGGCGGCAGCCGCCGTCCGACGAGCGGGTCGTCGCCGCGGGCGAGGAGGACGAGCGCGACGCCGAAATAGAGCCCGGCGATCCCGACGGCGGTGACGAGGGGCCACCAGCTCGCCTCGCCGAACCCCCGCGGCCAGTCCTCGGGCGCCGGCGGGTCGTGGCCGCCGTCACCGTCGTGTCCGTCGCCGTGTCCGTGTTCGCGATCCCCCTGCGCGTTCGGTTCGCCCTCGGCGTCGACGGCGGACCCCATACCGCCGAATACGGGAACCGTTCGCAAAAACGTCCGGCCGGCGAATCGAGCGGAGAGGCCGCGCGAGGTCGGCCGGGAGTAGCTTCATACCCCTTCGCGTGGTCGGCCGGAGCATGGAACACGACCGGGACCGCGAGACAGAGCAGCGCTCGAGCGCGTGGCCGCTGGTCGCGGCGATCGGGATCGTGGCGACCGAGGCCGGCGTCCTGTTCGGGCTGATGGTGATCGCGGTGATCGGCGTCCTCTCCGTCGGGGCGAGCGTCGCCGGCCTGCTCCACGAAACCGGGTATGCGGCGGATCCGTGGCGGCCGCTGCGGCTCGTCGGCGTGGCCGTCGCCGGCCTCAGTGGGGCGGTCTGGATCGCCGTCGCACCCGCGGTAACGCCGGCGGCACTCGTCGACGCCGCCGCAACCGACGGGATCGCCGTCCGGGCGGCCGTCGTCCTCGCCGCGGCAGCGCTGTTGATCGTCGCCGGCGTCGCCGGACCCGCGGTCTCGAGTCGCCGCGGGGGATCGTACGGGGATCTCGAGCAGTGAGTTCGACCCGCCATGCCGCCGTCAGAGCAACGCGACGACGAACGCGGTCGCGAAGACGCCGAGCGCGACGCCGGCCAGCAGTAGTCCGAGCGTTTCCTTCCGAGGCATACCGATACCGGCGCTCCAACGCGGCGACGTAAAACGATGCCGTCGTCACCGTTCCCGCGGTTGCCGTCGTTCGTGCCGGAATACCGAACTCGAAGCGTCCGCCCGGCAGGCCACGGACTGCCCGACAGTTATTACCCGCAACGTGGTACATCCGGAAACCGATGAGCGGAGCCGACGAGCCGGGTCCGGACGCGTCCGCGGAGCAGGCCGAGGCGGTCTCGGGTGCGCCGGTCGACCGGGACGAGTTGGGCGCGGAACTCGACATCACCCTCCGCGTCGTGCTCTCGGCGTTCGTCGGCGGCGCCGTCGGCCTGGTCGCGATGGTGCCGATCCTCTTCGTCCCGCCCTTCTTCTTCGACCTCTTCCGGGCGGAGGCGCTCGTCGACGTCGCCGAACTCGGCCGGGTGCTCGGCCTCGAGCCGAACCTCCTGCTCGGGGTTCTCGTGTTCGTCGCCGGCGGGACCATCGCCCTGCCGCTGCTGTTCGTCGTCGCCGGCGCGTTCCTACCGCCGCGACAGCCCCGCGCCGCCCGCGGGATCACCTTCGCGACGATCATGTGGACCGGCTTCGTCCTCGCCTTCTGGCCCGGCGAGTACGCCGGCGTGCTGTTCCTCGGACTGTCGCTTGCGGCCCACTGGGTCTACGGCTACGTGCTCGGATCGGTGATGCAGCGGCTCGCGTACGTCCCCCAACACTCCGTGTAGCGCGGGTCGGCGGGCGCTTTCAGTCGGTCCCGGAGTCGGAATCGGTGCCCTCCCCCGCTCGAGTCCGTTCCGGGCTCGACTCGGGCCGCGTCGAATCCGCGCGACGGTCCTCGAGGCGCTCCTCGAACCACTGCCACTCGCGGGTGAACTGGCCGGTTTCTTTCAGGTTCCAGACGTCGGCGTCGCGGACGACCGGACCGACGCGGGCCGACTGGACCATGTTCACCAGCCAGAGCACCACGCTCACGCCGAGGACGAGGGCGCCGAGCGAGGCGATCTGGTTGAGGGTGATGAACTCCGCGGGATAGACGCCGTACCGGCGGGGCATCCCCTCGTAGCCGAGCACCAGCAGCGGCAGGAACGTGACGAAGCTCCCGACGACGAGCAGCAGGGACTGTACCCTCGCGAGCCGCTGGTTGTACATTCGGCCGGTGATCAGGGGGAACCAGTAGTAGCTCGCCGCGATCATCGCCAGCGGGATGACGCCGACGACGATGAGGTGAAAGTGGCCCACGACGTAGTGGGTGTCGTGCAGCACCAGGTCGACCGGCACGGCCGCGAGGAAGACGCCCGTGATCCCCCCGACGACGAACGTACTCAGGCCGCCGATGATACAGATCAGCGGGGCGTCGAGCCGGAGCCGGCCGTTCCACATCGTAGCGATCCAGTTGAACTCCTTGATGGCGCTCGGGATCGCGATCGCCAGCGAGACGGCCATGAAGCTGGCGCGCAGCCGCGGGTCCATCCCCGTCGCGAACA of the Halobiforma lacisalsi AJ5 genome contains:
- a CDS encoding thiolase family protein; this translates as MHDAVIVDAVRTPFGDRNGSFRDTHPQDLAAKPLEALEERNGFDPETIEDVIYGCVTPVDEQGLNVGRIAPMVAGWGDGVPGVQLNRMCGSGQQAVNFAATNVMAGQHDVLVAGGVEHMTRVPLGSDGVDGLAGDDTVTDTYFEHFDELTTQGEGAERIAEEYDLSRRDVDELAVDSQRRWAEAWEDGRYDDQIVPVETELERENGEDGRTGSEPARETVVVEKDEHPRPDTDLETLGDLPLSFREEGKGVHHPGNASGIVDGSAALLIASEDAAAEHGWEPMARIVDTAVVGVDPTTMLTGPIPATEKVLEKSGLTIEDVDLFEVNEAFASVVAAWLEETGAPWERTNVNGGAIAHGHPLGATGAALLGKLAHELERTGGEIGLSTMCIGFGQGIATVIERV
- a CDS encoding heavy metal translocating P-type ATPase, with amino-acid sequence MTACTLCGLPVGDRPVREDDLEGAFCCRGCLEVHRIRDGADDGPSPDEVDREGSLLPADTSDADGPGTGDGDETLETAFLALEGMHCTTCERFLETVAVGTAGIREARASYATEMIRLRYDPETIDREELPAALEGVGYRAHDPGDDREREGSGFDFGEYRTAFAVLLAMPVMAPYLLFIYPTYLGLYPPSFLHGSTIRTMVFVPLALWSTLVLLGLGYPIFRSGYVSLAVRRPNVDVLVSIAVLAAYAYSLAAFAVGSRHVYFDVAVMVLVVVTVGNRLETAVKRRAADAHSDLAAARETTARRVAGDGSLEEVPREACDPGDRVVVNSGDRLPFDGTVVDGTATVDESFVTGESIPRSVASGDAVVGGAVLTDGTLTVAVDDSSTLDRLVELLWEVQSTEVGPQRLVNGFALAFVPLVIVLAGVAAALWLAAGASAETALLIGLSVLVVSCPCSLGIATPLALAAGSGRAAEAGAAVLSANALERITDSEIVVFDKTGTLTTGEMTVERVAADDPEAVLERAAAVESRSSHPIAEAIVEVAPATDRAVDGFERDPRSVSATVDGRRVTVGHPAAFRSDGAWTLPDRFREAIESAREDGCRPTVVGWDGVVRGVVAVRDRPRENWADVVAALAADGRRIVVLTGDDERATGWLRNHPDVDDVFAGVRPASKEAVVRGLREDGTTTMIGDGTNDAPALARADMGIALEEGTDVAMDAADVVVRGDDLEAIPTVFAVSRSTRRRIRTNLGWAVCYNLLAIPLAMAGAINPLVAALLMGASSLVVVANSFRSAGGFGPGWLRRSEPESATESGPEPGISAR
- a CDS encoding cytochrome c oxidase subunit 3, with the protein product MGSAVDAEGEPNAQGDREHGHGDGHDGDGGHDPPAPEDWPRGFGEASWWPLVTAVGIAGLYFGVALVLLARGDDPLVGRRLPPVVLVGGTALFLAGLYGWTYHGFVRSYWERAEPAVGEAIDLRWGMVLFLATDVMTFSAGFVYYFFVRTGSWPPGELPPLLSSLVLVNTAVLIASSVTLHIAHEGIRDGHRRRFLALLGLTVLLGLVFVGGQLLEYYELLVVEGTGVTDVFGSAFFALTGLHGLHVGLGVALLSIVFVRALAGQFSTERHTAVSTVSMYWHFVDLVWVILVATLYVGSVA
- a CDS encoding DUF7541 family protein is translated as MEHDRDRETEQRSSAWPLVAAIGIVATEAGVLFGLMVIAVIGVLSVGASVAGLLHETGYAADPWRPLRLVGVAVAGLSGAVWIAVAPAVTPAALVDAAATDGIAVRAAVVLAAAALLIVAGVAGPAVSSRRGGSYGDLEQ
- a CDS encoding DUF6789 family protein; this encodes MSGADEPGPDASAEQAEAVSGAPVDRDELGAELDITLRVVLSAFVGGAVGLVAMVPILFVPPFFFDLFRAEALVDVAELGRVLGLEPNLLLGVLVFVAGGTIALPLLFVVAGAFLPPRQPRAARGITFATIMWTGFVLAFWPGEYAGVLFLGLSLAAHWVYGYVLGSVMQRLAYVPQHSV